From one Trifolium pratense cultivar HEN17-A07 linkage group LG1, ARS_RC_1.1, whole genome shotgun sequence genomic stretch:
- the LOC123891257 gene encoding uncharacterized protein LOC123891257 has protein sequence MKLVSQEEGLETNQIGSEEMELNISLVLEKIENFTQRVSELLESGKTMFKDLCNEFEEKLIMIHKEQVEKWQEEIKELRALDASNEEANALLQNARYVLQISRND, from the exons ATGAAGCTTGTTAGTCAA GAGGAAGGATTGGAGACTAACCAAATCGGGTCTGAAGAAATGGAACTCAatatttctcttgttcttgagaAGATTGAGAATTTTACTCAGAGG GTATCTGAGCTCCTAGAATCAGGGAAAACAATGTTTAAGGACCTGTGCaatgaatttgaagaaaaacTGATCAT GATTCACAAGGAGCAAGTTGAGAAATGGCAGGAAGAAATCAAAGAATTGCGTGCACTCGATGCCTCAAATGAGGAAGCCAATGCTCTTCTGCAAAATGCTCGATATGTACTTCAGATCAGTCGTAATGATTAG